The following proteins are encoded in a genomic region of Streptomyces sp. NBC_01723:
- a CDS encoding SWIM zinc finger family protein translates to MTARPADEARRALREARLRGETTPDTPTDTASGTGAHPEPDTSVREPARQHDRDQGGDGDGDRPPRPGDIARAALRGTRTARHTPAHDADAEQPEETAPQAPSGPTDDPDSGLDSGPDAGPVSEPDATPHPAAPNRPDVSPPSSLTTPDAGDTRPADVAREALRAARRQARAAAESKEASSTRRGPAPPRHPRPTAGDPRAADARARARAVRDFATDAFRLPPETDREDEDAPPPAAPEGPHTPGGPADEQSRTPAVAARTPHPAEDSPPDRQPRPATTSSLPHGDTTPREAHSAPPVPSAKPRSTPRSMAAPDRDGDLRRTFPALPHRAPDEGLAATWWGNAWVSALEEGALDAARLARGRGYAERGHVDAITVTPGLVLAYVQGSRPRPYRVQVRLRTLGDDDWQRFLDAAVERPGHIAALLDGELPHSLADCGAPLLPGPGDLAPRCSCPDSGHPCKHAAALCYQTARLLDTDPFVLLLLRGRGERALLDALSRLNAARAARAAQDRGPAPLPGVRASAALDTRPLPPLPAPLPTPQHPEQPPAYPAAPGGPDPFALDQLATDAAARAHALLSTGRDPVSGLTLWQDAARLAAARPGSGLTAGTRALYASLAGAAGRDQADLARAVAAWRQGGADGLDVLEEAWDPPAGRFDRARPLLLAADLPAFRPWRNRLTHPAGHVQLRLGRSGLWYAYESEPGREDWWPRGTPDLDPVGALTGLGAADDL, encoded by the coding sequence ATGACCGCCCGTCCCGCCGACGAGGCCCGCCGCGCCCTGCGCGAGGCCCGACTGCGCGGCGAGACGACACCGGACACCCCCACGGACACCGCGTCCGGGACCGGCGCCCACCCGGAGCCCGACACCTCGGTCCGCGAGCCCGCGCGGCAGCATGACCGGGACCAGGGCGGCGACGGGGACGGGGACCGCCCTCCGCGCCCCGGTGACATCGCACGCGCGGCGCTGCGCGGCACCCGGACCGCACGGCACACTCCGGCGCACGACGCCGACGCCGAGCAGCCCGAGGAGACGGCTCCCCAAGCCCCGTCCGGCCCCACGGACGACCCCGACTCGGGCCTCGACTCGGGCCCCGACGCCGGCCCCGTCTCCGAGCCCGATGCAACGCCCCACCCCGCCGCACCGAACCGTCCTGACGTCTCGCCACCCTCTTCCCTCACCACCCCGGACGCGGGCGACACCCGCCCGGCCGACGTGGCACGAGAGGCCCTGCGTGCGGCGCGGCGGCAGGCGCGCGCGGCCGCCGAGAGCAAGGAAGCGTCGAGCACCCGGCGAGGCCCGGCCCCGCCCCGGCACCCACGGCCCACCGCGGGCGACCCGCGCGCCGCCGACGCCCGGGCCCGCGCCCGTGCCGTACGGGACTTCGCCACGGACGCCTTCCGACTGCCGCCGGAGACGGACCGGGAGGACGAGGACGCCCCGCCCCCGGCAGCACCCGAAGGGCCGCACACGCCGGGCGGCCCGGCCGACGAACAGTCCCGGACACCCGCCGTCGCGGCACGGACACCGCACCCCGCCGAGGACTCGCCGCCCGACCGGCAGCCCCGCCCCGCGACCACCTCCTCGCTCCCGCACGGCGACACCACCCCCCGCGAGGCCCACTCCGCCCCGCCCGTCCCCTCCGCGAAGCCCCGCAGCACCCCCCGCTCGATGGCCGCCCCGGACCGCGACGGCGACCTCCGCCGCACCTTCCCCGCGCTCCCGCACCGCGCGCCGGACGAGGGCCTCGCCGCGACCTGGTGGGGGAACGCGTGGGTGAGCGCGCTGGAAGAAGGCGCCCTGGACGCGGCCCGGCTGGCCCGCGGACGCGGCTATGCCGAGCGGGGTCACGTCGACGCCATCACCGTGACGCCCGGCCTGGTCCTCGCCTACGTACAGGGCAGCCGGCCGCGGCCGTACCGGGTGCAGGTGCGGTTGCGGACGCTGGGCGACGACGACTGGCAGCGGTTCCTGGACGCCGCCGTCGAGCGGCCCGGACACATCGCCGCGCTCCTCGACGGGGAGCTGCCCCACTCCCTGGCGGACTGCGGGGCGCCGCTGCTCCCCGGCCCCGGCGACCTCGCGCCCCGGTGCAGTTGCCCCGACTCGGGGCACCCCTGCAAACACGCCGCCGCGCTCTGCTACCAGACGGCGCGGCTGCTCGACACCGACCCCTTCGTCCTGCTCCTGCTCCGCGGCCGGGGCGAACGCGCGCTGCTCGACGCCCTGTCCCGGCTGAACGCGGCCCGTGCCGCGCGTGCCGCCCAGGACCGCGGACCGGCGCCACTGCCCGGCGTACGGGCCAGTGCGGCACTGGACACGCGGCCTCTCCCGCCCCTCCCCGCCCCGCTCCCCACACCCCAGCATCCCGAGCAGCCCCCGGCCTACCCTGCGGCACCCGGCGGACCCGACCCCTTCGCGCTGGACCAGCTGGCCACCGACGCCGCCGCTCGCGCCCACGCCCTGCTCAGTACCGGCCGTGACCCGGTGAGCGGGCTGACGCTGTGGCAGGACGCCGCCCGCCTCGCCGCGGCCCGCCCCGGCTCCGGTCTCACCGCCGGCACCCGGGCGCTCTACGCCTCCCTGGCCGGCGCGGCCGGGCGGGACCAGGCCGACCTGGCGCGCGCCGTGGCGGCCTGGCGACAGGGCGGCGCCGACGGCCTGGACGTACTGGAGGAGGCCTGGGACCCGCCGGCCGGCCGTTTCGACCGCGCCCGCCCCCTGCTGCTCGCCGCCGACCTCCCCGCGTTCCGGCCCTGGCGCAACCGCCTCACCCACCCCGCCGGCCACGTCCAGCTCCGGCTCGGCCGGTCAGGACTCTGGTACGCCTACGAGTCGGAGCCCGGCCGGGAGGACTGGTGGCCACGGGGCACCCCCGACCTCGACCCGGTGGGTGCCCTCACCGGACTGGGCGCGGCCGACGACCTCTGA
- a CDS encoding sensor histidine kinase, whose product MNMDVAPRLGWWQQTWRLTAAAALGLVAWVTTGVAVSNGPAGEVGSWFFIGDPLVAGACLTALLWRRRFPLAVALAVSVASTTSALATGAALVALGSISTRRRPVEIGAVVLAYVTATQFAVQIYPVETPPGSFWFQLVSPALTAGIAVAMGMAVGARRVEVRSLRERAESAEREQSARAAQARALERNRIAREMHDVLAHRISLVAMQAGVLDHRRDLKAEENRVLVRGIAEGSHLALEELRDVLGVLRADPGLPDPPQPSLDCVPDLVADARASGLDVTLAGTVTGTPPDLVGRTGYRVVQEGLTNAAKHAPDARIRITLEGAAGDSLRVSVRNSPSTTTAAKPPASGFGLLGLGERVDLAGGELRHHPTQDDGYLLTAQLPWPSPTHEKRA is encoded by the coding sequence GTGAACATGGACGTCGCGCCACGGCTCGGGTGGTGGCAGCAGACCTGGCGGCTGACGGCAGCCGCGGCCCTGGGCCTGGTGGCCTGGGTCACGACCGGTGTGGCGGTGTCGAATGGGCCGGCGGGCGAAGTGGGCTCCTGGTTCTTCATCGGTGATCCGCTGGTGGCCGGCGCCTGCCTGACGGCGCTCCTGTGGCGGCGGCGGTTCCCGCTCGCCGTCGCACTGGCGGTGTCGGTCGCCTCGACCACCTCGGCGCTGGCCACCGGCGCGGCGCTGGTGGCCCTGGGCTCGATCTCCACCCGTCGTCGTCCGGTGGAGATCGGGGCCGTGGTGCTGGCCTACGTGACCGCGACCCAGTTCGCCGTCCAGATCTATCCGGTCGAGACCCCGCCCGGCTCGTTCTGGTTCCAACTCGTGTCGCCGGCCCTGACCGCGGGCATCGCGGTGGCGATGGGCATGGCCGTCGGGGCCCGGCGCGTCGAGGTGCGGTCCCTGCGGGAGCGGGCGGAGAGCGCGGAGCGGGAGCAGTCCGCGCGGGCGGCGCAGGCGCGGGCCCTGGAACGCAACCGGATCGCCCGCGAGATGCACGACGTCCTCGCCCACCGGATCTCCCTGGTGGCCATGCAGGCCGGCGTGCTGGACCACCGCCGGGATCTCAAGGCCGAGGAGAACCGCGTACTGGTCCGCGGCATCGCCGAGGGGTCCCACCTCGCCCTGGAGGAGCTACGGGACGTCCTGGGCGTGCTCCGGGCCGACCCCGGTCTCCCGGATCCGCCGCAGCCCTCGCTGGACTGCGTCCCCGACCTGGTGGCCGACGCCCGCGCGTCCGGACTGGACGTCACGCTCGCCGGCACCGTGACGGGGACGCCGCCCGACCTCGTCGGCCGCACCGGCTACCGGGTCGTCCAGGAGGGGCTGACCAACGCCGCCAAACACGCCCCGGACGCGCGCATCCGCATCACCCTGGAAGGAGCGGCGGGCGACAGCCTCCGGGTGAGCGTCCGCAATTCCCCGTCGACCACGACGGCCGCGAAGCCGCCGGCGTCGGGATTCGGCCTGCTCGGCCTCGGCGAGCGTGTCGACCTCGCCGGTGGAGAGCTGCGCCACCACCCCACACAGGACGACGGCTACCTCCTCACCGCACAACTGCCCTGGCCGAGCCCCACGCACGAAAAGAGAGCATGA
- a CDS encoding response regulator, producing the protein MDNEREPVRVVIVDDEQLVRMALRLVIDGEPDLTVVAEAADGDTAIAVVDEHRPDVVLMDVRMPGRDGLSATRELLTRPAPPRVLILTTFDSDDLVLGALRTGALGFVLKDTQPPQLLDAVRAVADGNPVLSPAATARVIAAATGPQSSHARDSSREAARKQLAALTERELDTARAIADGLGNPEIARRLHISVATVKAHTGSLFAKLAVENRVQIALLVRDAEG; encoded by the coding sequence GTGGACAACGAGCGGGAGCCGGTGCGGGTCGTCATCGTCGACGACGAACAGCTGGTGCGCATGGCGCTGCGGCTCGTCATCGACGGCGAACCGGACCTGACCGTCGTCGCGGAGGCGGCCGACGGCGACACGGCGATCGCCGTGGTGGACGAACATCGGCCGGACGTCGTGCTGATGGACGTGCGCATGCCCGGCCGTGACGGTCTCAGCGCGACCCGGGAGCTGCTCACCCGGCCGGCGCCGCCGCGGGTGCTGATCCTGACCACCTTCGACTCCGACGATCTGGTGCTCGGCGCCCTGCGCACCGGAGCCCTCGGGTTCGTCCTCAAGGACACCCAGCCGCCGCAGCTCCTCGACGCGGTGCGGGCGGTCGCGGACGGCAATCCCGTGCTGTCTCCTGCCGCCACGGCCCGGGTGATCGCCGCGGCCACCGGTCCGCAGTCCTCGCACGCCCGTGACTCGTCGCGCGAGGCCGCGCGGAAGCAGCTGGCCGCGTTGACCGAACGGGAACTCGACACCGCCCGGGCCATCGCCGACGGGCTGGGCAACCCGGAGATCGCCCGGCGGCTGCACATCAGCGTGGCGACGGTCAAGGCGCACACGGGCAGTCTGTTCGCCAAGCTGGCGGTCGAGAACCGGGTGCAGATCGCCCTCCTGGTGCGTGACGCCGAGGGGTGA